The following are from one region of the Vibrio hyugaensis genome:
- a CDS encoding acyl-homoserine-lactone synthase, which translates to MNFTSPLGVLSASSMPIEKKQRALINAVLTGFNSQERQSLFQSVTDYRRKQLIALFPEHRSKSYSVLFESMDYRDLVQRYPSTLSSYIAILEQVVAQCFIHWLEFWCECEIAAIKATSSKTESPNDNTKLPFEDSNYYGALIEHVEDTQLLVKTPTHLHAMSLSNAITLSNLELFVQGEKWYEMLPLLSLSQTGKHFILLKHPDGETLPTLVASALIQDWSTHETWLSYAPQFSNKHWHYCLPNHGHSELTRLQLFTPSALLKCYSLPEFDREFKLLLSDTKSVCEVLRLTVSGNTQQKLYFLYLAQKELMNVLHQAGYKVGFTIIEQPFMLNFYQSIDKNAYFHSGYCDLNNDGKDTYRGFWNFEMMVKAFSQTDFRAYKHAIREIRKQGSLARDEYV; encoded by the coding sequence ATGAACTTTACGTCGCCTTTAGGTGTGCTTTCCGCGAGCAGCATGCCAATCGAAAAAAAACAACGCGCGCTGATCAATGCTGTCCTTACTGGTTTTAATTCGCAAGAACGCCAATCCCTATTTCAATCTGTCACTGACTATCGAAGAAAACAACTCATTGCTCTATTCCCAGAGCATCGTTCTAAAAGCTATTCAGTGCTGTTTGAATCGATGGATTATCGTGATTTAGTACAACGCTACCCTTCAACGTTGTCTTCTTACATTGCAATTTTGGAACAAGTTGTTGCACAGTGTTTCATACATTGGTTAGAGTTTTGGTGTGAATGCGAAATCGCAGCGATCAAAGCAACATCGTCAAAAACAGAAAGCCCAAACGATAATACAAAATTACCTTTTGAAGACAGCAATTACTACGGTGCATTGATCGAACATGTAGAAGATACTCAACTTTTGGTAAAAACACCGACACACTTACATGCAATGTCGCTCAGTAATGCTATTACCTTAAGCAACCTTGAGCTTTTTGTACAAGGTGAGAAGTGGTACGAAATGCTGCCTTTGTTGTCGCTATCACAAACAGGTAAGCACTTCATTCTACTCAAACATCCAGACGGTGAAACGCTCCCGACATTGGTTGCTTCTGCATTAATCCAAGACTGGTCAACCCATGAAACCTGGTTAAGTTACGCACCACAATTTAGCAATAAGCACTGGCACTACTGCTTACCAAACCACGGGCATTCCGAGCTAACACGCTTGCAGCTTTTTACACCATCGGCTCTGTTAAAATGTTACTCTCTCCCAGAATTTGATCGTGAATTCAAGTTACTATTGTCTGACACAAAATCTGTGTGTGAAGTCCTGCGCCTGACAGTAAGTGGAAATACACAACAAAAACTCTACTTCCTCTACCTTGCGCAAAAAGAATTGATGAACGTCCTGCATCAAGCAGGCTATAAAGTAGGCTTCACCATTATTGAGCAACCTTTCATGCTCAACTTTTATCAGTCTATCGATAAGAACGCGTATTTCCACTCAGGATATTGCGATCTCAACAATGACGGCAAAGATACTTACCGGGGATTTTGGAATTTCGAAATGATGGTCAAAGCATTCAGTCAAACCGATTTTCGTGCCTATAAGCACGCGATTCGAGAGATTCGAAAACAAGGTTCATTAGCAAGGGATGAATATGTTTGA
- the trpA gene encoding tryptophan synthase subunit alpha, translating into MSRYEKMFARLNEKNQGAFVPFVTVCDPNAEQSYKIMETLVESGADALELGIPFSDPLADGPTIQGANIRALDSGATPDICFEQIGKIRAKYPELPIGLLMYANLVYSRGIENFYERCAKAGIDSVLIADVPTNESSEFVAAAEKFGIHPIFIAPPTASDETLKQVSELGGGYTYLLSRAGVTGAETKANMPVGHMLDRLNQFDAPPALLGFGISEPAQVKQALESGAAGAISGSAVVKIIEAHVEQPQIMLDKLGEFVSAMKAATQK; encoded by the coding sequence ATGAGCCGTTATGAAAAGATGTTCGCGCGTCTAAACGAGAAAAACCAAGGCGCATTTGTACCGTTCGTAACGGTTTGTGATCCAAACGCTGAACAGTCATATAAAATCATGGAAACACTGGTTGAGTCTGGCGCTGATGCCCTAGAGCTTGGCATTCCATTCTCTGATCCACTTGCAGATGGCCCAACCATTCAGGGTGCTAACATTCGCGCGCTGGATTCTGGTGCAACACCGGATATCTGCTTCGAGCAAATCGGTAAGATTCGAGCTAAGTACCCAGAGCTGCCTATTGGTCTTCTGATGTACGCAAACCTTGTTTACTCACGCGGTATCGAAAACTTCTATGAGCGCTGTGCAAAAGCAGGCATCGATTCTGTTTTGATTGCTGACGTACCAACCAACGAGAGTTCAGAGTTTGTGGCTGCGGCCGAGAAGTTTGGTATTCACCCAATCTTTATCGCACCACCTACTGCAAGTGACGAAACACTGAAGCAAGTATCAGAACTGGGTGGCGGCTACACTTACCTACTATCTCGTGCAGGGGTAACTGGTGCAGAAACCAAAGCAAACATGCCAGTAGGCCATATGCTCGATAGACTGAACCAATTTGATGCGCCACCAGCGCTGCTTGGTTTTGGCATCTCTGAGCCAGCGCAGGTGAAACAAGCACTAGAATCTGGCGCCGCTGGTGCGATTTCTGGTTCAGCCGTGGTGAAGATCATTGAAGCGCACGTTGAACAACCGCAAATTATGCTCGACAAGCTAGGTGAATTCGTTTCTGCTATGAAAGCAGCAACACAAAAATAA
- a CDS encoding dicarboxylate/amino acid:cation symporter has product MEVLNKKSLLNNIGVQVVIAMIVGTAVGAFMGQSATVFAPLGAIFINLIKMLVIPLVAVALISGAAGLGNSQSAGKVGLVTLGYFGLTSALAVALALVMGEVFQPGMGIDVSGVEGMFSAEYASKGELPTFWATITGMIPTNVFQSLNEANILQILVFCMFFGIAISKQEKSRREPIINGVNCIVDAMVWMINKVMIIAPIGVFGLMAEAVGTFGFGALMVVFKLFVVYVAAILVFGFVVYPAMVHIFTKTSAKKFVSAMKKPQAVALSTASSMATLPVTMDTCEKELGVKNSTASFVLPLGATINMSGNAIYYGLVAIFFAQLFNIDLGMGAYIAIIVTSTLGAVGQAGVPGPSFLVVAVLLAAGIPIEGLPLLFALDRIFDMIRTALNITGDAACAVIVDALIEEEAEQAELQKQEA; this is encoded by the coding sequence ATGGAAGTGTTAAACAAAAAGAGTTTGCTAAACAACATTGGCGTACAAGTCGTCATTGCAATGATCGTAGGTACTGCCGTTGGTGCCTTCATGGGTCAAAGCGCGACAGTATTTGCACCACTAGGTGCTATCTTCATCAACCTGATCAAGATGCTTGTGATCCCTCTGGTCGCGGTAGCGCTTATCTCAGGTGCAGCAGGTCTAGGCAACAGCCAATCTGCAGGTAAAGTGGGCTTGGTAACCCTAGGTTACTTTGGTCTGACATCCGCTCTAGCAGTAGCACTTGCGCTAGTCATGGGTGAAGTATTCCAACCGGGCATGGGCATCGACGTCTCTGGCGTTGAGGGCATGTTCTCAGCAGAATACGCTTCAAAAGGTGAGCTACCTACTTTCTGGGCAACCATCACTGGTATGATCCCAACTAACGTTTTCCAATCACTAAACGAAGCGAACATCCTTCAGATCCTTGTGTTCTGTATGTTCTTCGGTATCGCGATTTCAAAACAAGAAAAATCACGTCGCGAGCCAATCATCAATGGTGTTAACTGCATCGTTGACGCAATGGTTTGGATGATCAACAAGGTGATGATCATTGCTCCTATCGGTGTATTTGGCCTGATGGCAGAAGCCGTGGGTACGTTCGGTTTCGGTGCTCTAATGGTGGTATTCAAACTGTTCGTCGTTTACGTAGCAGCTATCCTCGTATTCGGCTTCGTGGTTTACCCTGCCATGGTGCACATCTTCACTAAAACTTCTGCGAAGAAGTTCGTATCAGCAATGAAGAAGCCACAAGCAGTTGCTCTATCAACCGCATCTTCTATGGCAACGCTGCCAGTGACAATGGACACATGTGAGAAAGAGTTAGGCGTTAAGAACTCAACTGCGTCATTTGTTCTGCCACTTGGTGCGACCATCAACATGTCTGGTAACGCAATCTACTACGGTTTGGTTGCTATCTTCTTTGCACAGCTGTTCAACATCGACCTTGGTATGGGTGCTTACATTGCGATCATCGTGACTTCTACCTTGGGCGCAGTTGGTCAAGCAGGTGTTCCAGGACCTTCATTCCTTGTTGTTGCGGTACTTCTAGCGGCTGGTATTCCTATCGAAGGTCTACCACTATTGTTCGCTCTTGACCGTATCTTCGATATGATTCGTACAGCGCTAAACATCACTGGTGATGCTGCTTGTGCGGTTATCGTTGATGCGCTAATTGAAGAAGAAGCAGAACAAGCTGAGCTTCAAAAGCAAGAAGCATAG
- the trpB gene encoding tryptophan synthase subunit beta has protein sequence MAKLNAYFGEYGGQYVPQILVPALEQLEQAFIDAQEDPEFRSEFMTLLQEYAGRPTALTLTRNLTKGTKTKLYLKREDLLHGGAHKTNQVLGQALLAKRMGKNEIIAETGAGQHGVATALACALLGLKCRVYMGAKDVERQSPNVFRMKLMGAEVIPVHSGSATLKDACNEALRDWSATYEDAHYLLGTAAGPHPFPTIVRDFQRMIGEETKNQILAREGRLPDAVIACVGGGSNAIGMFADFIEEESVRLIGVEPAGKGIDTDQHGAPLKHGKTGIFFGMKAPLMQDPNGQVEESYSVSAGLDFPSVGPQHAHLNAIGRAEYDNVTDDEALEAFQEIARHEGIIPALESSHAVAHALRMARENPEKEQLLVVNLSGRGDKDIFTVHAILEEKGAI, from the coding sequence ATGGCAAAACTGAATGCCTACTTTGGCGAATACGGCGGTCAGTACGTTCCGCAAATTCTAGTTCCAGCATTGGAGCAACTAGAGCAAGCGTTTATCGACGCGCAAGAAGATCCAGAATTCCGCAGCGAATTCATGACGCTTCTTCAAGAGTATGCGGGCCGTCCAACGGCTTTGACTCTAACTCGTAACCTAACCAAAGGTACGAAGACCAAACTGTACCTAAAACGTGAAGACCTGCTTCACGGAGGCGCGCACAAGACCAACCAAGTGTTAGGTCAAGCTCTGCTTGCGAAACGCATGGGTAAAAACGAAATCATCGCAGAAACAGGTGCAGGCCAACACGGTGTTGCAACCGCACTAGCGTGTGCACTACTTGGCCTTAAGTGTCGCGTTTACATGGGTGCAAAAGACGTTGAGCGTCAAAGCCCGAATGTATTCCGAATGAAGCTAATGGGTGCAGAAGTGATTCCTGTACACTCTGGTTCAGCAACGCTAAAAGACGCGTGTAACGAAGCGCTACGCGACTGGTCTGCAACTTATGAAGACGCGCACTACCTATTAGGTACAGCGGCAGGTCCTCACCCATTCCCAACCATCGTGCGTGATTTCCAACGAATGATTGGTGAAGAAACTAAGAATCAGATTTTGGCACGTGAAGGTCGTCTTCCTGACGCAGTTATCGCGTGTGTGGGCGGCGGTTCAAACGCTATCGGTATGTTTGCTGACTTCATCGAAGAAGAAAGCGTTCGCCTCATTGGTGTTGAGCCAGCAGGTAAAGGTATCGACACCGACCAACACGGAGCACCACTTAAGCATGGTAAAACGGGCATCTTCTTTGGTATGAAAGCGCCATTGATGCAAGATCCTAACGGCCAAGTTGAAGAGTCTTACTCTGTATCTGCGGGTCTTGATTTCCCTTCAGTTGGTCCTCAGCACGCGCACCTAAACGCAATTGGCCGTGCAGAATACGACAACGTAACAGACGATGAAGCGCTAGAAGCGTTCCAAGAAATTGCACGTCACGAAGGCATTATCCCTGCTCTAGAATCTTCTCACGCAGTGGCACATGCATTACGCATGGCTCGTGAGAATCCAGAGAAAGAACAATTGTTGGTAGTCAACCTATCCGGTCGTGGTGATAAAGATATCTTCACTGTGCATGCCATCCTAGAAGAAAAAGGAGCGATCTAA
- the luxN gene encoding quorum-sensing autoinducer 1 sensor kinase/phosphatase LuxN, producing MFEFNLEALTYAKAITLLATVAVVFMWLIYYCYRLKQKNEVIFGTHHAPYIAYSVCIIAWISSNAYFHTDLLPNLGADAGVFMAKFANLASFFAFAFAYYFSCQLSAEQRKGKVHPWQQLIFITLTVYSLFINLQPNLTVEHVDIVGPSEFVIEFGPHTSYFFIGLVSFVVLTLVNLVAMRANSSRLTLAKTNYMIAGILVFMLSTATIHLGMTYFLGDFSLTWLPPALSISEMLFVGYALLTSRFYSVKYLAYMSLSSLLVCAIFVLPLGAIFIPLTDSKQWLIATPICALIGITWGLLYKRVSRYSSFLIYGNKKTPVQQILALEEDFKLSIDDAMRRLGILLQIPNDKLRLVTSNYTETFYEDYLLSNKSVLVLDELSDEIDYASSSKGSIKALYEKMSSNNTALVMPLFGQGKSVTHLLVSPHKINNQLFSNEEISALQTLLTRVQSTIEADRRIRQSRALANSIAHEMRNPLAQVQLQFEALKQHIENQAPIEQLKIDIENGQAAIQRGRQLIDIILREVSDSSPAHEPIALSSIHKAVDQAVSHYGFENEKIIERIRLPQHTDFVAKLNETLFNFVIFNLIRNAIYYFDSFPDSQIEISTDTGAYENVLVFRDTGPGIDETISHKIFDDFFSYQKSGGSGLGLGYCQRVMRSFGGRIECHSKLGEFTEFHLYFPVVPNAPKAETLRTPYFTDWKNGHTEQKTKSSAQIDKHAPTVLIVDDKEVQRALVQMYLNQLGVNSIQAKNGENAVELFENNDVDLILMDVQMPVMNGFEASEKIKVLSPNTPIIALSGESGERELEMIAKLMDGRLEKPTTLNALRHVLNNWLNKDAASNYFETEN from the coding sequence ATGTTTGAGTTCAACCTAGAAGCACTGACCTACGCAAAAGCCATCACACTGCTCGCTACCGTCGCTGTGGTATTCATGTGGCTCATTTACTATTGCTATCGTCTGAAGCAAAAGAATGAAGTCATCTTTGGGACGCATCACGCTCCGTACATCGCTTATTCAGTTTGTATCATTGCCTGGATAAGCAGCAACGCCTATTTCCACACCGACTTATTGCCTAATTTGGGGGCAGACGCAGGTGTGTTTATGGCCAAATTTGCCAACCTGGCATCCTTCTTCGCATTTGCGTTTGCCTATTACTTCTCTTGTCAGCTTTCTGCTGAGCAAAGAAAAGGCAAAGTTCACCCTTGGCAACAGCTTATCTTCATCACTCTAACGGTCTACTCATTGTTTATCAACTTGCAGCCTAACCTAACCGTAGAGCATGTCGATATCGTTGGACCTAGTGAGTTCGTCATCGAGTTTGGCCCGCATACTTCCTATTTCTTCATTGGCTTAGTGAGTTTTGTGGTGCTTACATTGGTCAATCTGGTCGCAATGCGCGCGAATAGCAGTAGACTGACGCTCGCCAAAACCAACTATATGATCGCTGGCATCTTGGTATTCATGCTATCCACTGCCACCATCCACCTTGGCATGACTTACTTCCTAGGGGACTTCTCCTTAACCTGGTTGCCACCAGCCTTATCCATCAGTGAGATGCTATTTGTCGGTTATGCATTGCTAACCTCTCGTTTTTACAGCGTCAAATACCTCGCATACATGTCGCTCAGTTCACTACTCGTGTGCGCGATATTTGTTCTGCCATTGGGCGCAATTTTCATCCCACTAACTGATAGCAAACAATGGCTAATCGCAACACCTATCTGCGCTCTGATCGGCATTACTTGGGGCCTACTCTACAAGCGAGTTAGCCGTTATTCGTCGTTTTTAATTTACGGCAATAAGAAAACGCCAGTACAACAAATCTTAGCACTAGAAGAAGATTTCAAACTGTCGATTGATGACGCGATGCGACGTTTGGGTATCTTGCTTCAAATCCCAAACGACAAACTCCGCTTAGTGACCAGTAATTACACCGAAACGTTTTACGAAGACTATTTATTATCAAACAAGTCTGTCTTAGTTTTGGATGAACTCTCTGACGAGATTGATTATGCGAGTTCATCAAAAGGTTCAATAAAAGCCTTGTATGAGAAAATGAGCTCAAACAATACCGCGTTAGTCATGCCACTATTCGGTCAAGGGAAATCCGTTACGCACCTATTGGTCTCTCCGCATAAGATCAACAATCAGTTGTTCTCAAATGAAGAGATTTCAGCGCTGCAAACCTTACTTACTCGAGTACAAAGCACGATTGAAGCTGATCGTCGCATTCGTCAAAGTCGCGCTCTCGCCAACTCAATCGCCCACGAAATGCGTAACCCACTTGCACAGGTTCAATTGCAATTTGAGGCTTTGAAGCAGCACATTGAAAATCAAGCACCGATTGAGCAGTTAAAAATCGACATCGAAAATGGTCAAGCTGCGATCCAGCGAGGCCGGCAACTGATTGATATCATTCTGCGAGAAGTCAGTGACAGTTCCCCAGCACACGAGCCTATCGCTCTGTCCTCGATTCATAAGGCGGTCGATCAGGCAGTAAGCCACTACGGTTTTGAAAATGAGAAGATAATTGAGAGGATTCGTTTACCACAACATACCGACTTTGTGGCGAAGCTCAATGAGACCTTATTTAACTTCGTTATTTTTAACCTAATCCGTAACGCGATTTACTATTTTGATTCTTTTCCAGACAGTCAAATTGAAATCAGTACTGATACGGGCGCTTATGAGAACGTTTTGGTGTTCCGCGACACAGGTCCAGGTATCGACGAGACCATCTCTCACAAAATCTTCGACGACTTCTTCTCTTACCAAAAGAGCGGCGGTAGCGGTTTGGGCCTTGGCTACTGTCAGCGCGTAATGCGTTCATTCGGCGGCAGAATTGAGTGTCACTCCAAGCTGGGAGAGTTTACCGAATTCCACCTTTACTTCCCTGTCGTCCCTAATGCACCAAAAGCAGAAACCTTGCGCACACCGTATTTCACGGATTGGAAAAATGGGCACACTGAACAAAAAACCAAATCTAGCGCACAAATAGATAAACATGCACCAACGGTGCTCATCGTTGATGACAAAGAGGTGCAACGCGCGTTGGTACAAATGTATTTAAACCAACTTGGCGTCAATAGCATACAAGCTAAAAATGGTGAAAACGCGGTCGAACTGTTTGAAAACAATGACGTCGATTTGATCTTAATGGACGTTCAAATGCCTGTAATGAATGGGTTTGAAGCAAGTGAAAAGATAAAAGTCCTGTCTCCAAACACGCCTATCATCGCCCTCTCAGGTGAGTCCGGAGAAAGAGAATTAGAGATGATCGCTAAATTGATGGATGGACGTTTAGAAAAGCCGACGACATTGAACGCATTAAGACATGTGTTGAATAACTGGTTAAACAAAGACGCAGCATCGAACTATTTCGAAACTGAGAATTAA